Proteins encoded together in one Impatiens glandulifera chromosome 1, dImpGla2.1, whole genome shotgun sequence window:
- the LOC124942963 gene encoding zinc finger protein 8-like yields MEALNEHNPVGYSVLDSSSPLEENKVKLPSQKRSFSCVYCNLSFSDFRAFRGHQTFHKRERYLLKKRQEFELCRYFQSPPPAYRHYPYTHHHSPMFSSALNRSSSLRLRYTNRPFPLGFQMGSYTNGPPFNESNNHNGSFFGSFSSPRSPITPQNYVPPQPLYSSRFRSFGEYHANINGGGGSGSGGGNNINIAPPFRFPGSISNHGGGVSRYLSEPLTPHGNSTMDAGFLNLGNGPVEGDGGGELDLDLKL; encoded by the coding sequence ATGGAAGCCTTGAATGAACACAACCCGGTTGGCTATAGTGTATTGGATTCCTCCTCTCCCTTGGAGGAAAATAAGGTAAAGTTACCTTCTCAGAAAAGGTCTTTCTCTTGCGTCTATTGTAACCTATCATTCTCGGATTTCCGTGCTTTTAGGGGGCACCAAACTTTCCATAAGCGTGAGCGTTACCTTTTAAAAAAACGCCAGGAATTTGAGTTGTGTAGGTATTTCCAGTCCCCTCCTCCGGCATACCGTCACTACCCTTACACCCATCACCATTCACCTATGTTTTCTTCCGCATTAAACAGATCTTCTTCATTAAGGTTAAGATACACTAATAGGCCATTTCCTTTAGGGTTTCAAATGGGTTCTTATACCAATGGGCCTCCATTTAATGAGTCCAACAATCATAATGGATCATTTTTTGGTTCCTTTTCTAGTCCAAGATCCCCAATCACGCCTCAAAACTATGTGCCCCCACAACCACTCTACTCAAGTAGGTTTAGGAGTTTTGGAGAGTATCATGCAAACATTAATGGTGGTGGTGGTAGTGGCAGTGGTGGAGGCAATAACATCAATATTGCACCACCATTTAGGTTCCCGGGAAGTATTAGTAACCATGGCGGAGGTGTGTCGAGGTATCTTTCAGAGCCACTGACTCCCCATGGGAATAGCACTATGGATGCAGGCTTTCTGAATCTTGGTAATGGACCTGTGGAAGGTGATGGTGGAGGTGAACTTGATTTGGATCTGAAACTTTGA